The nucleotide window TCTACCAAAATGGTAGCCAAGTGCCTTAAATTACCATAACTATGTGAAAAACGCGGACCGAATCCGTACACCATATTACCTGCGCTAAAATCCCTATTGTTTGCTGCAAATAGTAAAGGACCTGGAATGTGTCCGGCAGTTTCAAGACTAGCATCAGAATTTGGCTTAAATGTATTCCCCAACCACTTGGCAATATTTGGGGAATTGCCAACAACATCAGATCCACTAAATGTGATGTCGTATTGATAGTCAGCACCATCCGTTACATGAATATCCATATAAAGCAAAGGATCATATTCATTGATCACGCCTAATACAGCCCTAATCCCTTCTGTGTCTAGTTTTGTATAATCACGATTAAGGTTGAGGTTTAAAGCGTTGGTTCGCCACCCCATATTTTTTGGACCTCTTTGGTTTGGTCTATTATAGGGAGAGGAATTTTCATGCCCGTCAACATTTAGTATTGGAATAAATAAAAAGTTCACTTGGTCTAGTAATGATTTTTTATTTCCAAAGGCAATATCTCTAAGAAGCATCATCCCTGCATCCTTTCCATCGATCTCACCTGAATGTATTCCCGCTTGGGCTAGAAATATTGGTTTTAAGGATTTTTTCAATCCCTCCGCACTTTTATCATTCTCATTGGAAACTACAATCATAAAAATTTCCCTGCCTTCAGCACTTGTGCCGATACTTATTTTATTTAATAGGGGGGAAGAGGCACAAAGTTTATCTAACCATACAAAAGTTTCTTTGTAAGTAGGGGTTGATTCAAAATTTGACAATTCTGCAGGGGTCACCCAGGGATGGTTATTTTTTACAACTAGGTTTTCACTTTTACCATGCCACTCCATAACTGGGGGTAGGAAATTTTGGGGAAAAGATGAAAACGTGATGCATATGGTTGTAGCAATGGCTAAAGCGAGATGTCTAAAATTTAGATGGAATGATTGATACATAGGTTAGCATTAATTTACCTACGCAAGATAAAATTTAAAAGGTCTAAATCCAGACTTTTTTATTGCTCTTGTACAGAGGATTCGTGCACATACAAAACTTTCCAGTCAGAATTGTCTTTAGTCATTACTAGGGTAGCTGCACCGCTCCCAAAAGGATCCTCGTTCTTATCGTTAAATTGAAAAAAAACAATGGCTGAGGTATAGTCTATTACTGTTACATCGGGGTTGGAAATAGAAATATCATAAGTGGCTGTTTGAGAAAAGTTTTCCATTAAAAATTTTTTAAATCCTACATAATTACCCGGTGGATATGTACCTCTCCAAAAATATTTCATATCGGGGTGATAAAGCGCCATCATTTTATCAGCATCTATTTTACCATTCCAAGCGGATGTCCAATTTTTTGCTACCTCCATCACCTCTTTTTCTATAAGCTTGATTTCATCTTGAGATTGAGCGCTAACTGTTGTT belongs to Aegicerativicinus sediminis and includes:
- a CDS encoding M14 family metallopeptidase; amino-acid sequence: MYQSFHLNFRHLALAIATTICITFSSFPQNFLPPVMEWHGKSENLVVKNNHPWVTPAELSNFESTPTYKETFVWLDKLCASSPLLNKISIGTSAEGREIFMIVVSNENDKSAEGLKKSLKPIFLAQAGIHSGEIDGKDAGMMLLRDIAFGNKKSLLDQVNFLFIPILNVDGHENSSPYNRPNQRGPKNMGWRTNALNLNLNRDYTKLDTEGIRAVLGVINEYDPLLYMDIHVTDGADYQYDITFSGSDVVGNSPNIAKWLGNTFKPNSDASLETAGHIPGPLLFAANNRDFSAGNMVYGFGPRFSHSYGNLRHLATILVENHSLKPYRQRVLGTYVLLENTLKLLSKEGNNLRNATELDKNLRQSSLPTSYLIPQMKKRADFDSAKDLNTASTITPPDSLLFLGISSKLTTSAVTNSDYIEWLAKPETKTIANFKATEPSDFISRPKGYYIPASYSEVIERLKIHGIQMEIITEPKELEVEMYRIEDAEFGKTPYEGHMTVSGKPVTIKKKQLFPQGSAYISTDQPLGDLAVHLLEPSVSDSFFSWGFFLNIFQRTEYMESYVIEPMAKQMLEDSPVLKKEYEEKMKDSSFAKRPYAIMNWFYSKSPYYDSRYLLYPVGRVN
- a CDS encoding nuclear transport factor 2 family protein, which codes for MKFKIYCIALLISCLSLTTVSAQSQDEIKLIEKEVMEVAKNWTSAWNGKIDADKMMALYHPDMKYFWRGTYPPGNYVGFKKFLMENFSQTATYDISISNPDVTVIDYTSAIVFFQFNDKNEDPFGSGAATLVMTKDNSDWKVLYVHESSVQEQ